The Magnolia sinica isolate HGM2019 chromosome 10, MsV1, whole genome shotgun sequence genome includes a window with the following:
- the LOC131258159 gene encoding (S)-canadine synthase CYP719A21-like produces MNINLWIIVSMVVGMIFIVLERRRRPKSTMKLPPGPPKLPIIGNLHQNLRQIGGGAELIYVTLFKMSQKYGGIMTTWLGMKPTIIISDHEGAWEVLVNKSADCASRMIPYLSKYVTANRTTLFSTDHGPYWQSLRKGVQGYAMNPSAISTQTLSQENEAIAMTQTIQEQAMINGGIIRPLVYIRHNTIRVVGRLCFGPDFNNKAFVIGIDPLINDVINLTAFSRFSEVFPFIRYIPGLRGSFRKAIEIRDRVMSMIQPEISRYQSSKSPCTTCYLHFLLSHDYPMETIIFCLFEIFFLSVDSTSSTIAWALAFLIRNPEIQKKLFKEVSGGDKKRERVTVYQVNKMPYLQAVVNEVFRMKPIAPLGIPHKTVKDTTLKGWKIDKGTAVMVNIYAIHHDPKVWDHPEQFMPERFLNENARNVSVATERSFLPFGAGMRICAGMDLGKLQVGLTLANLINKFEWVAADGDGPDMTDAYTALLRMKEPLVAGIKLRTNLGTTLS; encoded by the coding sequence atgaacatAAACCTGTGGATAATAGTTTCCATGGTGGTGGGAATGATCTTCATCGTGTTGGAAAGACGACGAAGGCCAAAATCAACAATGAAATTGCCGCCGGGACCGCCTAAATTGCCGATAATTGGGAACTTGCACCAGAATCTGCGCCAGATCGGTGGTGGTGCTGAGTTGATCTACGTCACCTTATTCAAAATGTCACAGAAGTATGGTGGGATTATGACAACGTGGTTAGGCATGAAACCGACGATTATCATAAGCGATCATGAAGGAGCTTGGGAGGTTCTTGTAAACAAATCCGCCGATTGTGCGTCGCGAATGATCCCTTACCTGTCTAAATATGTCACTGCTAACAGGACAACGCTTTTCTCCACCGATCATGGCCCATATTGGCAATCCCTTCGAAAAGGTGTCCAGGGCTATGCTATGAATCCATCAGCCATCTCCACTCAAACACTATCTCAAGAAAACGAAGCGATTGCCATGACACAAACAATTCAAGAACAAGCTATGATCAACGGTGGAATTATCCGCCCCTTGGTCTACATTCGACACAACACAATACGGGTGGTTGGGCGCCTTTGTTTTGGCCCTGACTTCAACAATAAGGCATTTGTTATTGGCATAGACCCTCTTATCAACGATGTCATCAACCTAACTGCTTTTTCCCGTTTTTCCGAAGTTTTCCCTTTCATTCGCTACATCCCGGGCTTGCGGGGTTCATTTAGAAAAGCAATTGAAATTCGCGATCGTGTCATGTCGATGATACAGCCAGAAATCAGTCGCTACCAATCATCGAAATCGCCATGCACCACTTGCTACTTGCATTTCCTCCTCTCACATGATTATCCGATGGAAACCATCATATTTTGCTTATTCGAAATTTTCTTTCTCTCTGTTGATAGCACATCGTCTACTATTGCTTGGGCTCTAGCATTCCTTATACGAAACCCCGAAATCCAAAAGAAGCTATTTAAAGAAGTAAGCGGAGGagacaagaagagagagagggtgacTGTATATCAAGTGAATAAGATGCCATATCTTCAAGCTGTAGTGAATGAAGTGTTTCGAATGAAGCCGATTGCACCTCTCGGCATCCCCCACAAGACAGTGAAAGATACTACATTGAAGGGTTGGAAGATCGACAAGGGTACTGCTGTTATGGTAAATATCTATGCTATCCATCACGATCCAAAGGTCTGGGATCATCCAGAGCAGTTCATGCCAGAGCGGTTCCTGAATGAAAATGCACGTAATGTCAGTGTGGCCACGGAACGGTCTTTTCTTCCGTTTGGAGCAGGTATGCGAATTTGTGCAGGAATGGATCTGGGCAagcttcaggtgggcctcaccctggCTAATCTGATTAACAAGTTTGAATGGGTTGCCGCTGATGGGGATGGCCCCGACATGACTGATGCTTATACTGCTCTTCTTAGGATGAAAGAGCCCCTCGTGGCAGGTATCAAGCTTCGTACTAACCTTGGAACCACCCTCTCTTGA